In Coregonus clupeaformis isolate EN_2021a unplaced genomic scaffold, ASM2061545v1 scaf0083, whole genome shotgun sequence, the following are encoded in one genomic region:
- the LOC121555876 gene encoding zinc finger protein 271-like, whose amino-acid sequence MSYKETIASTMDPDKSSPSPATLQESPGRPPPGTLLLGLVDCRKTPGQSGTERGEEEHGDLISLRDSPNRCSLSGRGFSSGKPQQHHDADKKEKSLSRSEHLKKHQQRRIGKKPHHCCSDCGKSFANHKEFIIHKQIHNGEKPYHCSRCGKSLAASKTLKYHQRIHTGERPYNCFDCGKYFNQSGAHTTHKHLHTGDKPYSCDQCGKSFNQSGDLTRHQRIHTGEKPYCCDQCGKSFNRSGSLTTHQRIHTGEKPYSCDQCGKSFNQSVQLTRHQRIHTGEKPYSCDQCGKSFNQSAHLTTHQRIHTGEKPYSCDQCGKSFSRSGDLTTHQHIHTGEKPYSCDQCGKSFSRSGHLTTHQRIHTGEKPYSCDQCGKSFSRSGHLTTHQRIHTGEKPYSCDQCGKSFAQDFALTTHQRIHRGEKPYSCDQCGKNFRTSGHLTTHQRIHTGEKPYSCDQCGKLFRKSGSLITHQRIHTGEKPYSCDECGKSFNHSGSLITHQGIHTGEKPYSCDQCGKRFNHSGSVITHQRIHTGEKPYSCYQCGKSFNHSGSLTKHQRIHTGEKPYSCDQCGKGFNHSGHLTIHQRIHTGEKLYSCDQCGKSFNQSVDLTRHQRIHTGEKPYSCDQCGKSFARDFTLTTHQLTHTGEKPYSCLCGKTYTYKQCLTKHQHIHTAEKPYSCDQCGKSLMDSGSLTRHQRIHTGDKPYSCDQCGKSFALSRNLTTHQRIHTGEKPYSCDQCSKSFNHLGSLITHQRIHTGEKPYSCDQCGKGLMDSGSLTRHQRIHTGEKPYSCDQCGKSFARDSTLTTHQRIHTGEKPYSCDQCGKSFARDSTLTTHQRIHTGEKHSCDQCGKSFNQSGSLSTHQCVYTGEKPYSCDQCGKSFARDFTLTTHQLTHTGEKPYSCLCGKSFAHSGSLKKHQKEQTCHILSPSSPAPVPDP is encoded by the exons GGGACAGCCCTAATCGTTGCTCTCTCAGTGGGAGGGGCTTTTCATCTGGGAaacctcaacaacatcatgatgctgacaagaaagagaagagtctctccagatcagaacacctcaagaaacaccagcagagacgtatagggaagaaacctcaccactgctgttctgactgtgggaagagttttgctaaTCATAAGGAATTTATCATTCACAAGCAGATTCACaatggagagaaaccttaccactgctctcgGTGTGGGAAGAGTTTAGCTGCATCTAAAACCTTAAAATATCATCAGAGAATTCATACAGGAGAGAGGCCTTACAACTGCTTTGATTGTGGGAAAtacttcaatcaatcaggagCCCATACTACACACAAACATCTACACACAGGAGacaaaccttatagctgtgatcagtgtgggaagagcttcaatcaatcaggagaCCTGACtagacaccaacgcatacacacaggagagaagccttattgctgtgatcagtgtgggaagagcttcaatcgttcaggatccctgactacacaccaacgcatacacacaggagagaagccttatagctgtgatcagtgtgggaagagcttcaatcaatcagtACAGCTGACtagacaccaacgcatacacacaggagagaagccttatagctgtgatcagtgtgggaagagcttcaatcaatcagcacacctgactacacaccaacgcatacacacaggagagaagccttatagctgtgatcaatgtgggaagagcttcagtcgATCAGGagacctgactacacaccaacacatacacacaggagagaagccttatagctgtgatcagtgtgggaagagcttcagtcgatcaggacacctgactacacaccaacgcatacacacaggagagaagccatatagctgtgatcagtgtgggaagagcttcagtcgatcaggacacctgactacacaccaacgcatacacacaggagagaagccatatagctgtgatcagtgtgggaagagttttgctcaAGATTTCgccctgactacacaccagcgAATACACAGAGgggagaagccttatagctgtgatcagtgtgggaagaatttcaggacgtcaggacacctgactacacaccaacgcatacacacaggagagaagccttatagctgtgatcagtgtgggaagctTTTCAGGAAGTCAGGATCCCTgattacacaccaacgcatacacacaggagagaagccttatagctgtgatgagtgtgggaagagcttcaatcattcaggatccCTAATTACACACCAaggcatacacacaggagagaagccttatagctgtgatcagtgtgggaagcgcttcaatcattcaggatctGTGATTACACACCagcggatacacacaggagagaagccttatagctgttatcagtgtgggaagagcttcaatcattcaggatccctgactaaacaccaacgcatacacacaggagagaagccttatagctgtgatcagtgtggaaagggcttcaatcattcaggacaCCTGACTATACATCAAcgcatacatacaggagagaagctttatagctgtgatcagtgtgggaagagcttcaatcaatcagtagacctgactagacaccagcgcatacacacaggagagaagccttatagttgtgatcagtgtgggaagagttttgctcgAGATTTCaccctgactacacaccagctcacacacactggagagaaaccttactcctgTCTATGTGGAAAGA catatacttataaacaat GCCTGACTAAgcaccaacacatacacacagcagagaagccttatagctgtgatcagtgtgggaagagcttaaTGGATTCAGGAAGTCTGACTAGACACcagcgaatacacacaggagataagccttatagctgtgatcagtgtgggaagagctttgctctaTCCAGaaacctgactacacaccagcgaatacacacaggagagaagccttatagctgtgatcagtgttcgaagagcttcaatcatttaGGATCCCTaattacacaccaacgcatacacacaggagagaagccttatagctgtgatcagtgtgggaagggcTTAATGGATTCAGGAAGTCTGACTagacaccagcgcatacacacaggagagaagccttatagctgtgatcagtgtgggaagagttttgctcgAGATTCcaccctgactacacaccaacgcatacacacaggagagaagccttatagctgtgatcagtgtgggaagagttttgctcgAGATTCCaccctgactacacaccagcgaatacacacaggagagaagcatagttgtgatcagtgtgggaagagcttcaatcaatcaggaagTCTGTCTACACACCAGTGCGtatacacaggagagaagccttatagctgtgatcagtgtgggaagagttttgctcgAGATTTCaccctgactacacaccagctcacacacactggagagaaaccttactcctgTCTATGTGGAAAGAGCTTTGCTCATTCAGGGTCTCTGAAAAAACACCAGAAAGAACAAACATGTCATAttttatctccctcctctcctgcaCCGGTTCCAGATCCCTAA